In Planctomycetia bacterium, one DNA window encodes the following:
- a CDS encoding mechanosensitive ion channel, producing MATQTRLFLTCWLMLGVAAAFASAQTVTTQPGEVQVELRPTSALRDAATIIETLEKLRAEMQALAPTTRPVTSQPTTRPDADLPSQLDGWRIELWQALAELESQLSELLRLTRTLDEAATDTEVEALTGQINEWKSLTRQWSEQPLPDEISDALLAERTRQFEEFQKRLEELTTTLTQQEALIKDGFKAQRDRLKTELARASALRETLVASYELDLKSADSDSQREIVTSRRRVASARVSALEASRQAIDLKEKSTQKELERNRLRAETLRPLVAAMRERLARLNEEKSRSRADKLRRQLETANVPETRKAYLRLQLLCEEHKARLHQSINPDVLERCSESDVAEMTTELARDTQYWEQFGESLSRRSAADVLAAHAQANREEVSARRQLRHLLDQIDQTLTEQRTIEDLERKALEAFDVQAAAYRNLAAGAIDTETIKLSQEIGQMRIDLRNEHEDLLGRQQVVLERLRKALDVARRRVQLCEQAVSRLYWSHLITRGPHYFDTSRYNALSAETDAMAAGVLRDVARQAWTSTRTQAQSMQRGDWVVVALSLMANVLVAFWLMRRLPSLRQSGAAAATAESAAADGAEPEPLTFVQRLIPQLGRSLQRVIPWLLLGSIIGTLIVTLGLTGLPAQIGYTVVGLWGAFWLSSAVLQIAFLAPKTRFRVIPCSSVVARHYLCWGRVLIALAVLLLVPSRILTAAGVLPTTAALLNEWFKFTATSAFFLFMVRREAVLNVWPRALRGRFAGTFTTLHTIYPTLVLFVLGLIFCRVVGYTALADYLSLGAVSTILLLLAASVIYQVFRDILIRVAARIRTARESFALSATPAATSAVAAAQPNAEEVSPALPTEQLPSSIRLPLSGAKWLLFLSALVGSLNIWGIRPYEIKRLLDFGLWEHNGQQVTLWRIGGAVLAVFAAVVVSRGIRQTLRTRFYPSHPGIDVGAQAAINTLLHYVITFIGIYVGLATLRLDLGALAVLFGGLGLGIGLGLQSLIVNFVSGLLILFERHIKVGDVVLLQDKQGEVVSINMRSTTLRTPDGLYMVVPNGEFINQKVENWTLRRDPIRGLLTVGVAYSSDPKVVRQTLLEIAEAEPRVLFNPPPEVHFLGFGDSSLNFQIAAWFRTTGDRWYGMIDMRYAILKRFADAKIEIPFPQRDLHVRNAYLDVRLRRDHDAADAPDEPTKPPSP from the coding sequence TTGGCCACACAGACGCGATTGTTCCTGACATGCTGGTTGATGCTTGGCGTCGCCGCTGCTTTTGCATCGGCCCAAACCGTGACGACCCAGCCCGGCGAGGTTCAAGTCGAGCTGCGACCCACATCCGCTTTGCGAGATGCCGCGACCATCATCGAAACGCTTGAGAAGCTGCGCGCGGAAATGCAAGCCCTCGCTCCCACCACTCGGCCCGTGACCTCGCAGCCGACGACCCGACCCGACGCCGATCTTCCCAGCCAACTCGACGGATGGAGAATCGAACTGTGGCAGGCCCTGGCCGAATTGGAATCGCAGCTTAGCGAGTTGCTCCGGTTAACGCGGACCCTGGACGAGGCCGCGACCGACACCGAGGTCGAAGCGCTGACCGGACAAATCAACGAGTGGAAATCGCTCACCCGGCAATGGTCGGAGCAGCCGCTGCCCGATGAGATCAGCGATGCCCTGCTGGCAGAGCGAACGCGTCAATTTGAGGAGTTTCAGAAGCGTCTGGAGGAGCTCACGACGACGCTGACCCAGCAGGAGGCCCTGATCAAGGACGGGTTCAAGGCCCAGCGCGATCGGCTTAAGACGGAACTCGCGCGGGCATCGGCGCTGCGTGAGACGCTCGTGGCGTCGTATGAGCTGGACTTGAAGTCGGCGGATTCCGATTCGCAGCGGGAGATCGTCACGTCCCGGCGGCGCGTTGCGTCGGCGCGTGTTTCGGCGCTGGAGGCCTCGCGTCAGGCCATCGACCTCAAGGAAAAGTCGACCCAGAAGGAGCTGGAGCGCAATCGCCTGCGAGCCGAAACCCTGCGACCGCTGGTGGCCGCCATGCGCGAACGATTGGCCCGGCTGAACGAAGAGAAATCGCGTTCGCGTGCGGATAAATTGCGTCGCCAACTCGAGACGGCGAACGTTCCCGAAACGCGCAAGGCGTATCTGCGCCTTCAGTTGCTTTGCGAAGAACACAAGGCGCGCCTGCATCAGTCGATCAATCCGGACGTTCTGGAGCGGTGCTCGGAATCAGACGTGGCGGAGATGACCACCGAGCTCGCGCGCGATACACAATACTGGGAGCAGTTCGGCGAATCGCTTTCGCGTCGCAGCGCCGCCGACGTGTTGGCGGCTCACGCACAGGCCAATCGCGAGGAAGTGAGCGCCCGCCGCCAGTTGCGACACCTGCTTGATCAGATCGACCAGACTCTCACCGAGCAGCGTACGATCGAGGACCTGGAGCGCAAGGCGCTGGAAGCGTTCGACGTTCAGGCGGCGGCCTATCGTAATCTGGCCGCCGGTGCGATCGACACGGAAACGATCAAGTTAAGCCAGGAAATCGGCCAGATGCGCATCGACCTGCGCAACGAGCACGAAGACCTGCTCGGCCGCCAACAGGTCGTGCTGGAGCGATTGCGCAAAGCCCTCGACGTGGCACGGCGCCGCGTGCAACTTTGCGAGCAGGCGGTCAGCCGCTTGTACTGGTCACACCTGATCACCCGCGGACCGCATTATTTCGACACAAGTCGCTATAATGCGCTGTCCGCGGAGACTGATGCGATGGCCGCCGGCGTGCTTCGCGACGTGGCGCGGCAGGCCTGGACCTCGACCCGAACCCAGGCCCAGTCGATGCAGCGCGGCGACTGGGTTGTCGTGGCTCTCTCTTTGATGGCCAACGTCCTCGTAGCCTTCTGGCTGATGCGCCGGCTCCCGTCGCTGCGTCAATCCGGTGCCGCCGCGGCAACCGCTGAATCGGCGGCCGCCGATGGCGCCGAACCCGAACCGCTCACCTTTGTCCAGCGCCTCATTCCACAACTGGGAAGATCTCTCCAGCGCGTGATCCCCTGGCTCCTGCTCGGTTCGATAATCGGCACGCTGATCGTTACGCTGGGTTTGACAGGTTTGCCCGCACAAATCGGTTACACCGTGGTGGGCTTGTGGGGCGCGTTCTGGCTTTCCAGCGCCGTGCTGCAAATCGCATTTTTAGCCCCGAAGACTCGTTTTCGGGTGATCCCGTGCAGCAGTGTCGTCGCACGGCACTACCTTTGCTGGGGGCGCGTGCTCATTGCCCTGGCTGTCCTGCTCCTGGTGCCCAGTCGGATTCTCACAGCCGCCGGCGTGCTGCCCACGACGGCCGCCCTGCTCAACGAATGGTTTAAATTCACCGCTACCAGTGCTTTCTTCCTTTTCATGGTCCGGCGTGAGGCTGTGCTCAACGTCTGGCCGCGCGCGCTGCGCGGGCGATTCGCCGGCACGTTCACGACCCTCCATACGATCTACCCGACGCTGGTTCTATTTGTACTGGGGCTGATTTTCTGTCGCGTCGTCGGGTACACGGCGCTGGCGGATTATCTTTCCCTGGGCGCCGTCTCGACGATCCTGCTCCTGCTGGCGGCATCGGTGATCTACCAGGTCTTTCGCGACATCCTGATTCGCGTCGCCGCACGCATTCGTACGGCCCGCGAGAGTTTTGCACTGTCCGCTACTCCGGCGGCCACGTCGGCAGTCGCAGCAGCCCAACCCAACGCCGAGGAGGTCTCCCCAGCGCTTCCTACAGAGCAACTGCCGTCTTCCATTCGGCTGCCGTTGAGCGGCGCAAAATGGCTCCTGTTTCTCTCCGCACTGGTCGGCTCGCTGAACATTTGGGGCATTCGTCCCTATGAAATCAAACGCCTGCTCGACTTCGGACTCTGGGAACACAACGGCCAGCAGGTGACGCTCTGGCGCATCGGCGGAGCCGTTCTGGCTGTGTTCGCGGCGGTGGTCGTATCGCGCGGCATCCGCCAGACGCTGCGCACGCGTTTCTACCCGTCGCACCCGGGAATCGACGTCGGCGCCCAGGCAGCGATCAACACGCTGCTCCATTATGTGATTACATTCATCGGCATTTACGTCGGCCTGGCGACGCTTCGCCTCGATCTGGGCGCGCTGGCCGTTCTGTTTGGCGGCTTGGGACTTGGCATCGGCCTTGGCCTGCAATCGCTGATTGTGAACTTCGTCAGCGGCCTGCTCATCCTGTTTGAACGCCACATCAAAGTGGGCGACGTGGTCCTGTTGCAGGACAAGCAGGGCGAAGTGGTCAGCATCAATATGCGATCCACGACGTTGCGCACGCCGGACGGGCTGTACATGGTCGTGCCCAATGGTGAGTTTATTAATCAGAAGGTCGAGAACTGGACCCTGCGGCGCGACCCGATCCGCGGACTGCTCACGGTCGGGGTCGCCTACTCGTCCGATCCCAAAGTCGTGCGGCAGACGCTGCTGGAAATCGCCGAAGCCGAGCCGCGCGTGCTTTTCAATCCGCCGCCCGAGGTCCATTTTCTCGGCTTTGGAGACAGCAGCCTGAACTTTCAAATTGCCGCGTGGTTCCGTACGACTGGCGACCGTTGGTATGGCATGATCGACATGCGCTACGCGATCCTGAAGCGCTTCGCCGACGCGAAAATCGAAATCCCCTTCCCGCAGCGTGATCTGCACGTGCGCAACGCATACCTAGACGTGCGCCTGCGACGCGATCACGATGCCGCTGACGCGCCGGATGAACCAACCAAGCCCCCGTCGCCGTAA
- a CDS encoding NAD-dependent deacylase → MDAAVDQLAQWLRASRRIVAFTGAGISTESGIADFRSPGGLWSRHAPVMFDDFLNDPAERRRFWEIRREMMPSFFAATPNAGHLALAELERRGKLLGVITQNIDELHQRAGSRRVVEIHGTAMTVHCLECDKRWSARDIQSRLEAGEWDLRCDACGGLLKSRTVSFGQQMPADVMREAIQLASSGDLFIAMGSSLVVQPAAGLPVTAMQRGARVVILNRESTPLDFAAALVIRAGIGETMSAVMARLG, encoded by the coding sequence ATGGATGCCGCCGTCGATCAACTGGCGCAGTGGCTCCGGGCGAGCCGGCGGATCGTGGCGTTTACGGGAGCAGGCATCAGCACGGAAAGCGGCATCGCCGATTTTCGCAGCCCCGGCGGCCTGTGGTCGCGTCATGCCCCGGTCATGTTTGACGATTTTCTGAATGATCCGGCGGAGCGGCGGCGGTTCTGGGAGATTCGCCGCGAGATGATGCCGTCGTTCTTCGCCGCGACGCCTAACGCAGGTCATCTCGCGTTGGCAGAGTTGGAGCGGCGCGGCAAACTGTTGGGCGTCATCACGCAGAACATTGATGAGCTGCATCAACGCGCCGGCAGCCGCCGCGTCGTGGAGATACACGGTACGGCGATGACGGTGCATTGCCTGGAATGTGACAAACGATGGAGCGCGCGTGACATCCAATCGAGGTTGGAAGCTGGAGAATGGGACCTGCGCTGCGATGCATGCGGCGGGCTGCTCAAGTCACGGACTGTTTCGTTCGGTCAGCAGATGCCGGCCGACGTGATGCGCGAGGCAATTCAACTGGCATCCAGCGGCGATCTGTTCATCGCGATGGGGTCGAGTCTCGTCGTGCAGCCGGCGGCGGGTCTGCCGGTGACGGCGATGCAACGCGGAGCGCGCGTGGTCATCCTCAACCGAGAGAGTACCCCGCTGGACTTCGCGGCGGCGCTGGTCATTCGCGCCGGCATCGGCGAGACGATGTCGGCGGTTATGGCGCGGCTGGGCTGA
- a CDS encoding arsenate reductase ArsC: protein MNDKKPSVLFLCTGNAFRSQMGEGLMRHLAGDRIDVFSAGSAPAGFVHPLAIRVMSEAGIDISSQRSKGLDSFGPRTFDYVMTVCDHAATSCPALRGSVATHRWPMPDPSHEPAPDVALVRAREVRDALRGKIEAFLKTLDGAWAAGAGQ from the coding sequence ATGAACGATAAGAAGCCAAGCGTCTTGTTTCTATGCACGGGCAACGCGTTTCGGTCGCAAATGGGCGAGGGCTTGATGCGGCATCTGGCCGGCGATCGGATCGACGTGTTCTCGGCCGGGTCGGCCCCGGCGGGCTTTGTGCATCCGCTGGCGATTCGGGTCATGAGCGAGGCGGGCATCGATATCTCCTCGCAGCGGTCCAAGGGGCTGGATTCCTTCGGCCCACGGACGTTCGACTACGTCATGACGGTCTGCGATCACGCGGCAACGAGCTGCCCGGCGCTGCGTGGCAGCGTGGCGACGCACCGGTGGCCGATGCCGGATCCGTCGCATGAGCCAGCCCCGGACGTAGCGTTGGTGCGGGCGCGCGAGGTCCGCGATGCATTGCGGGGAAAAATCGAGGCGTTTCTGAAGACGCTCGACGGAGCGTGGGCAGCCGGTGCGGGGCAGTGA